AAACTTGGAGATGTAATGAAGGAATCTGCCATGGCTGCTTTAAGTTATATTAAGGCAAATGCAGATAAATTCGGCATAGATTATACTGTTTTTAAGGAAACCGACATTCATATTCATGTTCCGGAAGGCGCAATTCCAAAAGATGGACCTTCAGCCGGCATTACGATGGCAACAGCTGTTATTTCAGCCTTAACTAAGAGGACTGTCAGGAAAGATGTAGCAATGACGGGAGAAATAACAATAACTGGAAGGGTGCTTCCAATAGGAGGTTTAAAGGAAAAACTTCTTGCAGCAAAAAGAGCAGGAATTAAAAAAATTGTACTAAGCACAAGAAATAAACCCGATGTTTCAAAAATAGATACGAAAATTACTCGTTCGCTGGAAATAGTATATGTCGATAGAATAGAAGATGTAATAAGGCATGCCCTAAGAACGGAATAGAGCCTTATTGCTCAACAACAAGAGGTGAACAATTATAACGTATAGACGTAAGATAATTGTTCACCTACATAAAGGAAGGTAAATATGATAATAAGAAAAGCAGAACTTCTTATAACAGCTGCTAAGAAAGAACAATATCCTGAAACTGTTGTTCCCGAAATTGCATTTGCAGGCAAGTCAAATGTAGGTAAATCTTCGATGATTAATGCCCTTTTAAATAGAAGAAGTCTCGCAAGAACAAGTTCTCAGCCCGGAAAGACTCAGACCATAAATTTCTATAATATTAACGATACGATGAATTTTGTGGATTTACCGGGGTATGGGTATGCGAAGGTTTCTAAAACAGAGATTGGTAAGTGGGGAAAGATGATAGATACATACCTGCACAACAGACCGCAGCTCAGGCAGGTTATTTTACTAGTTGATATTAGGCATGAACCTGGGAAGAATGATATACAGATGTATGAATGGATAAAAAGGTGCGGATTTGAAGGATATGTTATAGCTGCAAAAGCAGATAAGCTGTCAAGATCACAACAAATAAAAAGCTTGGCTGCGATTAGAAAAGTACTTAATATTAAGGACAGCAGTATGGTGATTCCGTTCTCAGCCGTATCTAAAGCCGGAGTTGAAGATACATGGAACCTGTTCGCACAATTAGTGGGCTTAGAAAATGAATAAAATCTAGAAAATTTGATAAATTTTCCTTGCTAATTAATATACATATAGTTTAAAGAAATTAAATAGGGGTATATTAATTAATACTGGAGGAATAATGATGATTTATGAATTTGAAACAAAAGTCCACAGTGATATAGGCAGCGTAAAGGGCGTTGTAGAAGAAATTCTTATTAATATCAAGGACAGATTAAACGAAGATATCTTTTTCAATACTAAAATAATTTTAAATGAACTTATAATTAACGGCGTATTACACGGAAATAAACTTGATTTTAACAAGAAAATCAGTATAAATCTTAATATTGATAATTCATGCATTATTATTGATGTTAAAGATGAGGGAGCCGGAATATCTTATAAGCATAAGGCATTTGGAGATTATGATTTTTGCGAATCAGGACGGGGGCTTATGCTTGTGGAAGGATTGTCCGATAAATTTGCAATTGACGGGAACAGGGTCATCTGCGTACAATATCTAAAATGAGCTTTATATTCCATATGTTTTTTGTTATAATAGACACTGTTAAGTGTTTATTTTTTTGTCTTGACTGCACGAGGAGAATATATGGATACCATAAAGCTATCAGTTAGAGAACTGGTTGAATTTGTATACAAAAGCGGAGATATAAATATAAAGGCCATGAGCGCTGATAGAGCACTGGAAGGAATTAAAGCTCATAAAATTCTACAATCCCAAATGGGTGAAAGCTACCAGAAGGAGTTCTATCTGAAAGAAGAGTTTGCGCTTAAAAATATAACATTTGTTATTGAGGGAAGAGCGGATGGCATAATAACAGAAAAAGGCCGCATTACTGTAGATGAAATAAAATCAACGTACACAGATTTAGAACGCATAGATAAAGGTTATAATGCCGCACATCTTGCTCAGGCTAAATGCTATGCATATATTTACGGAAATGAAAAAAGAATCGATGAATTATGCGTTCAGTTAAGATATTATAACTTAGAAACAGGAAAGACAAAAACATTGCTTTATACATATACCATGGACGAACTAGAGCTATTTTTTTATGAAGTCCTAAATATGTACGTAGAATGGGCAGAGACAATTATCAGCCTTAGAAAGGAACGCGAAGAATCAATTGAGGAATTAAAATTTCCTTTTAATGATTACAGAAAAGGACAAAGGAATTTTTCTGTTGCAGTTTTTAGAACAATCAAAGAAGGCAGAAAGCTCTTTGCTCAAGCGCCTACCGGAGTGGGAAAGACTATATCTGTTCTGTTTCCTGCTATAAAATCGCTTAATTATAAAAGTAATTCTAAAATTTATTATCTTACAGCAAAATCCTCAACAAAATCAATAGCATTTGATACTGTAAAATTAATGATTGAAAAAGGACTTAAATTAAGGACAACAGTAATTACGGCCAAAGAAAAAATATGTTTTATGGATGAAACAGACTGCGAACCGGAGTATTGTCCATATGCAAGGGGGTACTATGATAAGTTAAATACTCCTTTGAAAAATTCTATAAAAAATATTTGTTTGTATGATAGAGATTTTATAGAAAAAATTAGCAGAAAATATGAAATCTGTCCGTTTGAATTTAGTCTTGATCTTGCATATATGTCAGATGCGGTAATATGTGACTACAACTATTATTTTGATCCGAGGGTTGCGCTTCAGAGAGATGATGTTTTTAAAAACAGCAATGACATACTTCTCATTGACGAAGCTCACAATCTTGAGGACAGAACAAGAAGCATGTATTCACCTGAGCTTGTTAAAGAGGAATTCTATGCATTATATAAAATAATGAAAAAAACAGATAAAAAAATCAGTAGATGTCTGTCTAATATAAATAAAAAATTTATTGAAATTAAAAAGAAATCAGATGAGCCGTATATATTTGATGAAGATCCATCAGACCTGATTAATCATGTCAGAAAATTTACTGCGCTTGCTGATGACTTCATTAATGATAAGAAAAATGACAATGTTCCTGAAGAGCTTGTTGACATATACTTCAAGGGAATGTTTTTTATGAAAATTTCTGAAATAGCTGATAAAAATTTCTGCTATTTTGCTGATTTTACTTCAAAGCAAACAAAGGTAAAGCTATTTTTAATTGATCCTTCGGATGTTTTAAGGCAGATACTAAAAAAGGCATGGTCATCGGTGTTTTTTTCCGCAACTCTTACACCGCTGAAATATTTCAGGTACATTCTTGGTGGAGACGACAGCGATTATATTATGAGGATAGACTCTCCATTTGAGATTGAAAAATTAAAGCTTATGGTCACTGAAAACATATCTATGAAGTATGCTGTTCGCGATTCAAACATAGATACGGCATGCAAGTATATTTATGAAATAATATCCAATAAAAAAGGAAATTACATGGTGTTTTTCCCATCATACAGCTTTATGGAGAAAGTTTATGATACCTATAGTCAGATATTTGATTGTTCTAATATTATATTTCAAAAACAGGGAATTAATGAGGATGAACAGGTTAAAATTACAGATAGGTTTAGAAATGAAACAGATGTAGTCCTTTTTACAGTTGTAGGAGGAATTTTTTCCGAAGGGATAGATTTGCCGCTTGAAAAATTAATAGGAGCAGTTATAATAGGTACAGGAATACCACAGATATCCTATGAAAGAAATATTATCAGAAATTTCTTTGATATAAAATTTAATTCTGGCTATGATTTTGCGTATAAATATCCTGGATTTAACAAGATACTGCAGTCTGCAGGCAGAGTCATCAGAACAGAAAATGATACTGGAGTAGTATTGCTCATAGATTCAAGGCTGTGTGAAAGAGGATATCTAAATCTCTTTCCAGGGCATTGGAATCATTGTGTTAAAATTAAAAGCACAGAGGAAGCAAAAAATGAAATCAGATCATTCTGGAAAGGAGCAGAAAATGAATATAGTATCTGAAAATAATGTAAGCAACGGTAAAATAATAACTAAGATGCGTCTGGAGGAACTTCTTAATGAGGATAATGCCAAAATATATGAAGTCATAAGAGTTATAAAGCGAAAACCTATATTTCTTAAAGAGCATTATGAACGAATGAAAGAAAGCATTCATTTAAGTAATGTAAGAGGAAATTTGAACTATGATGAGTTTAAAAAATCCATGGAGCTATTGATAAGCGAAAATAGATTCGACAACTGCAATGTAAGAGTGTCATATTATTTTAATAATAAAGAAATAACTTTGTTTTACTTCATTGAAAGCTACTATCCATCAGAAGAGGAATTCCGTATCGGAATACATACTGTAACGGCAAGGGTGCAGAGGAGCAACCCTAATGTTAAGGCATTTCAAAAGGAATATAAAGCAAGGGTTAAGCAAATAGCAGATGAGAATCATGCTTATGAAGTTATTCTTGTAAATGATGACGGAACTGTAAGTGAAGGAAGCAGGTCGAATGTTTTTTTTGTTAAGAATAACACTGTAATAACATCTCCCGACTCGTCAGTTCTATTGGGCGTAACAAGAAACAAGGTTATTGAAATATGTGAAAACAATGGAATAACAGTGGAGAAAAAGTTCGTTTCGACCGAAGAACTAAATTCGTTTGACGGAGCTTTTATAACAGGAACATCTAATGATGTTTTACCCATTCGCTCAATTAACGATTTAATGTTTGAATCTTCAGAAAACGAAACTGTTAAGAAGTTGGGAAGTCTATATATGAATGAAGTAAATAAGGAGCTGGGTAAGTGAGAATGTTAGGGTGAAAAGCCCAATAACACAAAAATGGCCTTGTGGCCATTGTTGTGAAGCATTAATATGCATAAAAGGGGTATTGGGAATATATTTGGTTATCGGGGGGGATAACCATGGACTATTATAACAGAGATAATGCTGATTTGCAAGTTTTTTTTACAAAATTTTTAAGTTATTATAAATTAGTATTTCTAGAAAGAGGTAATCATGAAAACAGTTTATTTAGACAATAGTGCTACAACCAAGGTAAGAAAGAAAGTATTGGAGCAAATCATAGATGTGAACGAAAACTATTACGGAAATCCGTCATCTCTTCACAGAATGGGTCTGCAGATAGAAAAGAAAATAGAAGAATCAAGGAAGAATGTATCAAAGATTATTAATTCAAAAGCAAGCGAAATTTATTTTACCGGTGGAGGGACTGAAAGCAATAATATTGCGATTATAAGCTCCTTGTCAAATTGTGAAAAAAGGCATAATATAGTTACTACCAAAATTGAACATTCATCTGTATATAATACTATCAACCATTTTAAAGACAAGATGGAGATACGATATGTTGAAGTGGACAAAATGGGAAAAGTTGATCAAGATAATCTAAATGAATTGGTTGATCACAACACAATTCTTGTTTCAATCATGCATGTAAACAATGAAGTAGGAATAGTACAGGACTTAAACAGCATAACAAAGATTATCAAAGATAAAAACAAGGATGCAAAAATTCATATTGATGCTGTGCAGTCTTTCGGAAAAATTAAAATTGACACAAACAAGCTTCCTGTTGACACCATTGCATTCAGCAGTCACAAAATTCATGGACCTAAAGGAGTGGGAGGGCTTTTTGTGCGTTCAGGATCTGGTATTAACTGCATAACATTTGGGGGAGGACAGGAAAAGTCAATCAGACCAGGAACAGAAAATACTCCGGGAATTGTAGGATTTGGGGAAGCATGCAGGCTTATTTGCGAAAATTTCAGGGAAGAAACTGAAAAACTGCAAAACTTAAAGTATCTTTATGCAAAAAGGTTGTCAGAAGAGATAAAAGATATTAAAATTAACAGCTCTATGAAAAATGATGGTGCTCCTCACATACTCAGTATTTCATTTAAAAATGTAAAAGCAGAAGTGCTTGTTCATTATCTCGAGCAGCAAGGTATATTTGTTTCAACAGGGTCAGCCTGTTCTTCAAAGGCGAAAACAAACAGGATATTGGAATCAATAAAATTAGACCGTGACTATTTACACGGAACCATACGCATCAGCTTGGGACTTTTAAATACCGAAGATGAAGTGGAATATGCAGTGCACAGCATTAAGCAATCGGTTGAAGATATAAGAAAAATTATGAAATAGGAAGGATAATGTATGTATAATATTGTAGCGGCAAGTTTTGGAGAAATATTTTTAAAAGGAAAGAACAGAGGGAAATTTGAACATCAGTTAATTGAACAGGTTAGATTTGCATTGAAGGATTTCAACAAATTGTCCATATATAAGGATTTAGGCAAAGTTTTTATTGAAACAAGCAATGAAGAGGATATGGATGGAATTATAGAAAAAACAAAAAAGATTTTTGGAATCGTCAGCATTATGCCGTCTATAAGAACAGAAAAGGATCCTGAAACAATAATAAAAAAATCAATAGAACTTTTTGCCTATCTCAAAGAAAAACAGAATATAAAAACATTTAAAATAAAGACAAAAAGAAGTGATAAGGAATTTCCTATAAAATCCATGGAATTCAGTGCCGAAGTAGGTGGCAGGATATTGGAGGCGTTTAATGATGTAACGGTTGATGTGCATAATCCTGATATTGAGATATATATAGACATAAAGAAAAACTGTTACATCTCATCAGAGAAGATTAAAACTGTAGGAGGAATGCCAATAGGATCGTGCGGGCGGGCGCTTTTACTTTTGTCAGGAGGGATTGACAGTCCTGTAGCAGGGTATATGATAGCCAAAAGAGGCGTAGAAATACATGCGCTTTACTTTCATACATATCCTTTTACTTCCGAAAGAGCTAACGAAAAGGTGAAAAAATTAAAAGAATTATTGGAAGAATACTGCGGTAAGATTAAGCTGTTCAGCATAAACATGCTGGAAATACACAAAGCAATCAAAGAATTCTGCAGAGAAGAAGAAACAACTATACTTGCGCGCAGATTCATGATGAGAATTGCAGAAAGAATAGCAAAAGAAAACAAAATGGAAATGCTTATAACAGGAGAAAGTCTGGGACAGGTAGCAAGTCAAACCATGAAGTCAATGACGGTAATTGAAAATGCAATTGAAATGCCTATATTAAAACCTTTAGTAGGAATGGACAAGACAGAAATAATGGAAAGAGCCCGGGAAATAGGAACTTATGAAACATCTATTTTACCATTCGATGACTGCTGCTCTGTTTTTGCACCATCACATCCTTTGATAAACCCTAAACTTGACTCAATATTAAGATCAGAAAGCAGTTTAAACATAGAAGAATTGGTAGATACAGTTTATTCGACATTAGAAATATTATAAAATAAAAATCATTTGATGATGACATTCACAAAAATACGACGCTGACATATATTGAACTATAATCTAAGAGAGGTGAAATATATATGTCAGATGAAATAAAAGCAACAAACTTTGGATGCTGCGGCGGTGGTGTAGGATGCGACAACAATTGGCTTGAATGGATAATAATAATAGCTGTAATTTATTTTCTACTATGCGGTGATGGTTTTTTTGGAAGAGGCTGCTGTAGATAGACTGTACTTACTGGGGTCAAATACAATGTATTTGACCCGAATTTTTTTAAAAAACATATGACTTTGTATTTTTATTCTTGATTTTAACGTGGTGTAGTTGTATACTAAGACTCATAATTTAGATTATGGGAGGTTGCAATTATGTATAAAATAGCGTTATTTAGCAAAATACCAAGTGATGTCATGAATTTGTTTTCTGAAGACAAATATAATATAGTCCGCGAAGAAACCAGTGATGCAGACGGAATAGTTATGCGAAGTATGGACATACATGACATGCAGTTTTCAAGAAAGCTTAAGGCAATAGCAAGGTCAGGTGCAGGTGTAAACAATATTCCGGTAGAAAGGTGCGCAGATGAAGGAATTGTTGTATTTAACGCCCCGGGAGCTAATGCAAATGCAGTATGTGAATTGACATTTCTGGGGCTTTTAGTGTCTTCAAGAAAAGTTGTAGACAGCATTAATTGGACTAAAAGTCTGGATTGTGATGTGGTTGATACTGTTGAGAAAGGTAAATCACAATTTGTCGGTCCCGAAATAAAGGGGAAAACTCTCGGTGTAATAGGACTGGGAAATGTTGGACACAGAGTCGCAAACCTAGGCATAAAATTAGGTATGGAAGTAATAGGATATGACCCTTATATTTCAGTAAAAAACGCGCTCGGGCTCTCTTGGGACGTGCAGTATACAAGTGATATAAATGATTTATACAAAAAAAGTGATTATATTACAATTCACACTCCTTATAACGAAGAAACTAAAAATTATATTAATAAAGAAAATATAAAGTTCATGAAAGACGGAGTAAAGATTTTGAATTTTGCGCGACATGGGGTTGTTAATGAGGATGATTTAGCTGAGGCGCTTGAAAGTGGAAAAGTTGGATACCACGTATCAGATTTGCCTAACGAAAAGCTTCTAAAAACTAAAAATGTAGTCTGCATACCTCATTTAGGCGGTTCAACATATGAGGCTGAAGAAAATTGCGCTGAAATGGCTGTTACCCAGCTTAAAGAGTATCTTGAAAAAGGTAATATTACAAACTCGGTAAACTTTCCCGACTGCTCAATGGAGAGATATCCTGGGACAGACAGAATGGTAGTGCTTAATAAAAATATACCAAATATGATTGGTAAAATGACAACAGCTTTGGCCAGCAGAAATATAAATATCATAGGAATGGTAAACAAGAGCAAGGGAGATTATGCTTGTAATATTATAGATATTGTGGGAGAATTAACAGAAGATATATTAAAGGAGATGGAAGATCATTACGGCATACTGAGAGTTATGCTAATAAAACAAAAGGCGGAAAAATAATGAAGAAAGTCAATATATACTCAGATGGTGCATGCAGCGGAAATCCAGGCCCGGGAGGATACGGTGTCATACTGGAGTATAATGGCAAAGAAATGGAATTGAGCGGGGGAGAAAAGAATACAACAAACAACAGAATGGAGCTTATGGGCGTTATTGTGGGACTTGAGGCATTAAAAGAACCATGTGATGTAACTATTACTACGGATTCAAAGTATGTTACCGATGCTTTCAATAAAGGATGGATTGATTCCTGGCAGAAAAAAAATTGGAAGAAAGCTGACGGAAAAATAGTCCTTAATAAAGAACTGTGGCAGAGGTTGCTAGCTGCAACTCAGGTGCACAGGGTTAAATTTGTCCATGTTCTGGGACATAACGGACATGTTTATAATGAGCGATGTGACAAGCTTGCCGTAAGTCAAAGAGATAAGAATTCTTTCAGCTAAGCATAAAATTTAAGAAACTTTCATCACCTCATGAATATTATAAAATAACAAATTATATTTTATGAGGTGATTCTATAATGATAAATAGACAAAACCAAAACCATGTTGAATGCCCCAATGCAAGTACTATGCCTTATGTTGTACAACCGGGCGATACGTTGAATTCAATTGCAGCCAGATTCGGAACGAATTTAGTGGGCCTGCTTGAATTGAACCCAACATTGAGGCTGAGAACATTGACAGAAGGAATGTCATTGTGCGTTCCAAGGGTACCGGAAAGACCTCCCTGCATTAACGGAGCTTATTATATAATCAGGGAGGGAGAAAGTTTCTACAATATTGCACAAAGATATAATCTACCGCTTAATCTTTTGCTGGAAGCTAACCCTGAGGCTAATCCTTATGATTTAAAGGTTGGGCAGGAAATATGCATACCTAATGTCCCGGAGGGGTGTCCCTTTGGTACAGTTGTTACAATTGCACAGGGAACAAGGCTAAGTGATATTTTGATAGGATACAATTTAAGTTTGAATGAACTTAAGGAAAATAATCCTGATTTTAATCCCAATGTTATAGTCCCAGGATCAGATATATGCATACCTATTGAAACCTTTGCTGCCTGCGGCCCGAATACTACAGAATATATAATTAAAGCTGGTGACAGTCTGGCTACTATTGCAACAGCAAATAATATGACGCCTTCTCAGTTGCTAATTGCTAATCCGAGTCTAAGGCCTGCTAACTTTCTAATAGTAGGAACGAAAATTTGCATACCCAGTACTGCCAACAACACAAGCAGATAAATTCATAGTAGGAGATAATATGAACAAAGGATTAAAAAAAGGAACCGTTTTGGAAGGAGACGGAGACAATAGAGCGTATCAGTCAGGAGTACTGAGAGCTTTAAGAGAACTTGAAATAAACTATGATTGTTTAGTGAGCACATCCATAGGTGCACTGAATGCAGCTTCATTCGTAAAGGGGGATTATGAAAGTAGTTCGAAACTGTAAAGAAAAATAAAATTTTCTGTTGATAACAGCAGTTCGAAAAGTTGTGATGTTATAATACAGCGCGTCTCTGTCACGGAAAATATTATTGCAGAAAATATGATAAAACAATAATAGACATAGCATCTGATAAATTTTTATGCGGTACATTGGAAACCAGCCATGACAAAATTGTCTGGGTGATTGAAAAAGGATATGAAGACGCTATTAGAATACTAACAAATTCAGTGCACCCAATTTAGTTGGGTGCTTTTTATTATAAATTAAACACGGCAATATATTAATACTGCCGTGTTTAACATTTAGTTAAAGAGTTTATATTAATTAGGTTATATCTGCTAGTCAAGAACCAGAGAAGGTGGAGAATAAACTCTTGATGCAAGTTCAGAATTTATCATGTACAGACCCTTAGAATCAGAGCCGAATACTTTATATTTTGTTATTAAATCTTCTGCATTTTTTTCTTCTTCGCCCTGTTCTTTTATAAACCAATCCAAAAATTGCATTGTTCTGTAATCCTTGTTTTGGAATGCTTCATCATATATGTTGTAAATAGAAGCTGTAATAAACTGCTCATGCTTTAATGATTCTTCCAGAGGAACACCAAAATCTGAAAAGCCAATATTTGGAGCTTTTATTTCAGACATGTTTACTTTTTCACCGTTATTCTGAAGATACTGGATAAACAGCATAGCATGGGAAAGTTCTTCTTGGGACTGCACATTGAACCAGTTTCCGAATCCATCCAGACCGTTATCAATATAATAATTAGCCATATCTAAGTATAAATAAGCTGAAAATAATTCTTTGTTTATTTGTTGGTTTAACAAATTAGCAATTTTTTCTTTTAACATATAATCTCCTTATATTTATATTCTTTAATATATTAATACCCATAATTCTCTAATTAAAACAAATTTTATAAATTTTCTCACTTCTTTAAAACTTTTTCATAAACTGTATGGAGGTGATTGCATGGAATATGATGTTAAACTATCAGTGACGGGTACATATAAAGGCAGAGAAATGCTTTTTGTTATGGAGTTAACGGGGGAAGATTATATTTGCAAAAAAGCCATAAATTTGGGCAAGGGAGACAAAGGTGCAATTCACAGCATTATAAATTACGAAAGTTCGGTGTATTTGGCGGATTCATATAATAATAAAATATATAAATACGATTTTGATTTAAATGAATTATCGGAAGCAACTGTAGGAAGAGATCCTCGCCATATGTGCATTGATGAGGAAAATATGTGTATGTATGTTGCGAATTTTGAATCTGATAATGTTTCGGTTATTGACATGTCAGCATTTACTATGATTGAATCAATTCCGGCAGGCATCAAACCTCATGATGTATTATTTAATAAGAATAACAGCCGTTTGTACACATGCTGCTATGAAGAAAATGAGATTATTGAATATTTGGATAGCAGAGAAAAGAATAGGCAGTTCACTTCTGATGGGAAGCCAATGCATATGCTTATATGGGAAGACAGTTTAATTATTATGACCTACTATGTAAACGGAAATGTTCATACAAAAATTAATTTTATAAATCTGGAATCTGGAAATATTGAAGATGTAATAGTTCTGGATGGATTATCATCTGATTTTGATATAAATAATATTAATAAAATGCTCTATTTAATAAATATAGTTGATAAAAGTCTTTATATTATAGATATTGAAAAAAGGAAAACAGCTAAGACTGTTTTTTTGGGAGGATATCCTGAAAGCCTGGCTGTTGGAGAAAAATATGTATATGTGACTAATTCAAAAAAGAATCGGATTTGTGCTATTGACATTGATAAAATGGTTGTTTCAAGATATGTAGATCTTGGATTTTCTCCAAGCTGTATTAAAATCATCAATTAATATCAGATGTAAGTGTTTTTAATATGTTCGAAAAGATACCCTCAGGGTTGGAATCCCATTTTTTGCATATATTTTTGGCGAGACTTTCATCAGGCACGTTTATGCTGAGACTGAAAATAGTCGAATCATTTTCCATGACTTGCAGCGAAACGATAAATTCATCATCTGCTCTTTTGTAATAATGGCCTAGAAGGTCTCTGTGCTTTTTTATTTCCATTTTTAAGCTGGAAAAGTTTTTTTCTACCTGCTTAAAAAAATATTCCGGAAGCTTGTCACCAAACATATCCAGGGCTGTTTTCCCTGCTTCAGATATTGAATAATATTCA
Above is a window of Sedimentibacter sp. MB35-C1 DNA encoding:
- a CDS encoding DUF4364 family protein; protein product: MSGNKIAQDKLKLLYILNYINIPLTNIEITNFILDNDILDYFTLQQLLTDLCDSKFIDLASKKGNEYYSISEAGKTALDMFGDKLPEYFFKQVEKNFSSLKMEIKKHRDLLGHYYKRADDEFIVSLQVMENDSTIFSLSINVPDESLAKNICKKWDSNPEGIFSNILKTLTSDIN
- a CDS encoding ferritin translates to MLKEKIANLLNQQINKELFSAYLYLDMANYYIDNGLDGFGNWFNVQSQEELSHAMLFIQYLQNNGEKVNMSEIKAPNIGFSDFGVPLEESLKHEQFITASIYNIYDEAFQNKDYRTMQFLDWFIKEQGEEEKNAEDLITKYKVFGSDSKGLYMINSELASRVYSPPSLVLD
- a CDS encoding YncE family protein, producing the protein MEYDVKLSVTGTYKGREMLFVMELTGEDYICKKAINLGKGDKGAIHSIINYESSVYLADSYNNKIYKYDFDLNELSEATVGRDPRHMCIDEENMCMYVANFESDNVSVIDMSAFTMIESIPAGIKPHDVLFNKNNSRLYTCCYEENEIIEYLDSREKNRQFTSDGKPMHMLIWEDSLIIMTYYVNGNVHTKINFINLESGNIEDVIVLDGLSSDFDINNINKMLYLINIVDKSLYIIDIEKRKTAKTVFLGGYPESLAVGEKYVYVTNSKKNRICAIDIDKMVVSRYVDLGFSPSCIKIIN
- a CDS encoding patatin-like phospholipase family protein, which encodes MNKGLKKGTVLEGDGDNRAYQSGVLRALRELEINYDCLVSTSIGALNAASFVKGDYESSSKL